One Diabrotica virgifera virgifera chromosome 3, PGI_DIABVI_V3a genomic window carries:
- the LOC126881739 gene encoding uncharacterized protein LOC126881739 produces MAPVKDRVKKHREKTKKDPEKWEALKKKERERDKLRRLKKKEILKTNPQLQQQVRNKVNDRVKAHRERKKLLASAESTSKPTESPIGTYNSPRTFGKAVNKVKRSLPNSPHKKTAVLKKLVSDVIGIESLVSSTRKVKHAHVTAENRALVVEFFCRDDISRQTPGIKDVKTIRKKGEQKQKLQKRFMVMTVGEAYEEFKKRFPDVNIGKSNFFSWRPEHVCLVSDMPHDVCVCKIHFNFINLLESIHKGIPVIPRCHNELLKHLCCDPQNENCMYGTALPDVPLFAGRPDF; encoded by the coding sequence atgGCTCCAGTCAAGGATCGTGTAAAAAAACATagagagaaaacaaaaaaagatCCAGAGAAGTGGGAGGCTCTCAAAAAGAAAGAAAGGGAAAGAGACAAGTTACGAAGATTGAAGAAAAAGGAAATCTTAAAAACTAATCCCCAATTGCAGCAACAGGTCAGAAATAAAGTAAATGACAGAGTCAAAGCTCACAGGGAGAGAAAGAAACTTCTTGCATCTGCTGAATCAACGAGTAAACCAACGGAATCACCAATAGGAACTTACAATTCCCCTCGGACTTTTGGAAAAGCTGTGAATAAAGTTAAACGTAGCCTCCCAAATAGCCCACACAAGAAAACTGCAGTCCTAAAAAAACTTGTAAGTGATGTAATTGGCATTGAGTCTTTGGTTTCAAGCACACGAAAAGTAAAACATGCACATGTAACTGCAGAAAACAGAGCTCTTgtcgtggaatttttctgtcgAGATGACATAAGTCGCCAGACTCCTGGTATCAAAGATGTTAAGACAATAAGAAAAAAAGGTGAACAGAAACAGAAGTTGCAAAAACGGTTCATGGTGATGACTGTGGGAGAGGCGTACGAGGAATTTAAGAAAAGGTTTCCAGATGTGAATATCGGCAAATCTAATTTTTTCTCTTGGCGGCCAGAACATGTATGCTTAGTGTCTGACATGCCTCATGATGTTTGCGTCTGCAAAATTCACTTCAATTTCATTAACTTATTGGAATCAATTCACAAAGGAATCCCAGTTATTCCAAGATGTCACAATGAATTACTAAAACATTTGTGCTGTGATCCTCAAAACGAGAATTGTATGTATGGAACAGCGTTGCCAGACGTCCCGCTTttcgcgggacgtcccgatttttaA